One Tetrapisispora phaffii CBS 4417 chromosome 2, complete genome genomic region harbors:
- the VAM3 gene encoding SNAP receptor VAM3 (similar to Saccharomyces cerevisiae VAM3 (YOR106W); ancestral locus Anc_2.175), whose protein sequence is MSFIDIESQKVTGDRPDERISNGDIEAQTNNSQVVELVNMIKLLKREVNKIGSPNDNIQVRNKIDQHLIPELHKKKEFIAKLLENSIGNGNGEYSSVDANYRTIKLYREQISSDLEGLLKQFEMLKLKNPLKTNTNVNVKHSLNIYNNAGDNDPNNLATLATEQIPDLQQQEQKQVSLLAQSERQLLLNEDELSYQSIIQQERGEEINKIRNKVGEVNTIFKQLSELVTEQSDQIDSIDNNINSLSDNLQVSNKALNKAEESQRKKNRCGFVVLVVLLIISSIILLAML, encoded by the coding sequence ATGTCATTTATTGATATCGAATCTCAAAAGGTCACAGGTGACAGGCCTGATGAACGTATCTCCAATGGTGATATTGAAGCACAAACGAATAATTCTCAGGTAGTAGAGCTGGTAAACATGATTAAACTTCTGAAAAGAgaagtaaataaaattggttCACCAAATGACAATATTCAGGTGAGGAATAAGATAGATCAACACTTAATTCCTGAACTTcacaagaagaaagaatttATTGCGAAGCTATTGGAAAATTCAATAGGTAATGGAAATGGCGAATACTCATCCGTCGACGCTAACTATCGAACAATAAAACTATATCGTGAACAGATATCAAGTGACTTAGAAGGCTTACTTAAACAGTTCGAGATGTTAAAGTTGAAAAACCCATTAAAGACCAACACAAATGTAAACGTTAAACACagtttgaatatttataacaATGCTGGAGATAATGATCCCAATAATCTGGCAACTTTGGCAACCGAACAAATCCCAGATTTACAACAACAAGAACAGAAACAAGTAAGCTTGTTAGCACAATCAGAAAGACAACTCTTATTAAACGAAGATGAATTGAGTTATCAATCAATTATACAGCAGGAAAGAGGTGaagaaatcaataaaataaggAACAAAGTTGGTGAAGTTAATactatatttaaacaaCTAAGTGAACTAGTGACAGAACAATCTGATCAAATTGACTCAATTGATAACAAcattaattcattatcgGATAACTTGCAGGTAAGTAATAAAGCATTGAACAAGGCTGAAGAATCacaaagaaagaaaaatagaTGTGGATTTGTGGTTTTAGTCGTGCTCCTAATCATATCATCAATTATTCTACTTGCAATgttataa
- the CEX1 gene encoding COPI-interacting protein CEX1 (similar to Saccharomyces cerevisiae CEX1 (YOR112W); ancestral locus Anc_2.165), whose protein sequence is MNFSSIFKSISNFQFPYTLEENSIHKTELWTVFHGIRKADSVPITAFKANKNSGTDELITNCLQKAKVMKIPGLCPVFEIYDSDPNNTYIITERVSPFNWDQLTTYQRNLQALQLGIAQLLDTLKILEEFIIGTISPESIYVNEKGQWLIFGLELLVKRSDVNSHIFSNMSKHYYTIQGFTTYSNDYKTVDALNMYHLIKHFLSGKVPKDWNTAMNMLSKGSITCSVFLQKIVNSQTWLNNRLIRLDKDLKEIHIKDAEGKFIIMSTFESLYFESRQTFSNMSPGFIVGAIIPELISIVNWLQTPQSITNKNSKILHFLAILLELTDEHQFYPKEFKELTIQMFKLPDRQIRFLLLIYLPKLLEPLGKNDITNRVFPQYLQGLSDSDVTLRLKTLKTVPVIVPSISERQLNNELLRYLAKTQVDPDVEVRTWTILIMTKVASTLSASGSRASILGTAFTKSLKDPDIKPRLAALYGLEKSIDLLDVSTIAGKILTVIAPAVLDKDPLVRSKAKVLFNKYLEKLESEAASVATDTKDESQDIDFDNYGTNDNELSEQFMTSLRLNSPSLEEVNTLKKSSGAFQNDDWDSNNAINEDIQWGDNDAWGEETAFENNNIPVLNINNLQGKKISIDDSWNNDILEEQEPITHTTKSTAGKVKPKMRTIKTTSSRTLTLDIEDNENINDGWGDEW, encoded by the coding sequence atgaatttttcaagtATATTTAAGTCTATTTCTAATTTCCAGTTTCCATATACATTGGAAGAGAATTCTATTCATAAAACTGAGCTGTGGACAGTTTTTCATGGGATCAGAAAGGCAGATTCGGTTCCAATCACTGCCTTTAAAGCAAACAAGAATTCTGGAACAGATGAATTGATCACCAATTGTCTGCAAAAGGCAAAGGTAATGAAAATACCGGGATTGTGCCCTGTTTTCGAAATATATGACTCAGATCCAAATAACACATATATTATTACGGAACGTGTCTCTCCATTCAATTGGGATCAATTAACTACGTATCAAAGAAATTTACAAGCGTTACAATTAGGTATTGCTCAATTACTAGACacattgaaaattttagaagaattcATAATTGGTACTATATCTCCAGAATCCATTTATGTCAATGAAAAGGGTCAATGGTTAATATTTGGACTTGAATTACTGGTTAAGAGATCTGACGTGAATTCTCacatattttctaatatgTCAAAGCATTACTATACTATTCAAGGGTTTACAACTTATTCTAATGATTATAAAACTGTTGATGCCTTGAATATGTATCACTTGATTAAACATTTCCTGAGTGGTAAAGTTCCAAAAGATTGGAATACTGCCATGAACATGTTATCAAAAGGTTCCATTACTTGCAGTGTCTTCTTACAAAAAATAGTCAATTCACAAACATGGTTAAATAACAGATTGATTAGGTTAGATAAAGATTTAAAGGAAATACACATTAAAGATGCAGAAGgtaaattcattataatgTCCACTTTTGAaagtttatattttgaatctAGACAAACGTTTTCTAATATGTCACCAGGTTTTATTGTCGGAGCTATAATTCCTGAACTGATTTCAATTGTTAACTGGTTGCAAACCCCTCAATCGATcactaataaaaattctaagattcttcattttttagCAATATTGTTAGAACTTACTGATGAACACCAGTTTTATCCcaaagaatttaaagaattaacAATACAGATGTTTAAATTACCAGATAGACAGATAAGatttctattattaatttatttaccTAAATTATTAGAGCCATTAGGGAAGAATGACATTACTAATCGTGTCTTCCCACAATATTTACAAGGACTTTCCGACTCTGATGTAACACTGCGtttaaaaactttaaaGACTGTTCCAGTAATTGTACCAAGCATATCAGAACGTCAATTAAATAACGAATTATTACGCTACTTAGCTAAGACACAAGTAGATCCAGATGTGGAGGTACGTACTTGGACTATATTGATTATGACGAAGGTTGCTTCTACATTATCGGCATCTGGAAGTAGAGCAAGTATCCTTGGAACTGCATTTACAAAATCTTTAAAGGATCCGGACATTAAACCACGTTTGGCAGCTTTATATGGTTTGGAAAAAtctattgatttattagatgTTTCTACTATTGCGGGAAAAATTTTAACTGTTATTGCACCAGCTGTATTGGATAAAGATCCATTGGTTAGATCCAAAGCTAAAGTGCTGTTCAATAAGTATTTGGAAAAATTAGAAAGTGAAGCAGCATCAGTTGCAACTGATACTAAGGATGAATCACaagatattgattttgataattatGGAACTAATGATAATGAGTTAAGTGAGCAATTTATGACAAGTTTAAGATTAAATTCACCATCACTTGAGGAGGTAAATacattgaaaaaatcaTCTGGCGCTTTCCAAAATGATGACTGGGATTCGAATAATGCAATTAACGAAGATATCCAGTGGGGCGATAACGATGCTTGGGGTGAAGAAACTgcatttgaaaataataatataccTGTACttaatattaacaatttaCAAGGTAAAAAGATTAGCATAGATGATTCTTGGAATAATGATATACTTGAAGAGCAAGAACCTATCACACACACAACTAAGTCCACTGCTGGAAAAGTTAAACCTAAAATGCGCACAATAAAAACAACATCTTCAAGAACACTTACTTTAgatattgaagataatgaaaatatcaatgatGGATGGGGTGATGAATGGTAA
- the TPHA0B02980 gene encoding amino acid transporter (similar to Saccharomyces cerevisiae AVT4 (YNL101W); ancestral locus Anc_2.177), whose translation MDGNSSKFSNVRSLNIPNSNSSRNKCPSSITTPKGSFGGRSMRTDNGEPLNYALIDIQTPNFKTVHPNREGVIINSLRDNYLNTSTFSRKFSKSSHSGSDYKSANGSQLNFHSEQNDETSPKIQNVNNNISLNNIYLRNDDSVLLDHDSNMHSEGGDITRDFYNIVKKTDPESVHNSHVLQRTKSSPNIAPSSIAANEKISASGINIPGGFRREYIVNKLRSKQKLKDTFVNKRHIQDRCDGQLSSLELSGYGSIEESEDYNNKVPFLTRNFLEFLYVYGHFAGESFEDDFISEIDKQYLTGTPGQIEEVPLLSRKGISRVTSGVRVSKPMIQTAKGKTPTTKAFLLLLKSFIGTGILFLPNAFSKGGLLFSIGMLLFFGLYSYWCYFILIRSKQITKVSSFGDIGLILYGRWMKTIILCSLVLTQIGFSAAYVIFCAKNLRAFIINVFNFPDFNISYLMIFQLIVFIPLSFVRNVSKLSLTSLMANFMIMGGLLIVLFFCIKHLFIDLQMKPEAGVIYGFNPDLWSVFIGTAIFAFEGIGLIIPVQDSMKHPEHFPFVLFLVILTATVLFILIGTIGYLAYGKYIETVILMNLSQSNVFVNLVQLFYSVAILLSTPLQLFPAIKIIENRMFTSFRSTDNGSSQFLSNSGKLNWRIKWRKNCLRSIIVSCVILIAYLGYNNLDKFVSLIGSFACIPLVYMYPPMLHLKSYSIPSLKQHKFNFTVIFDFSLIVLGGISMLYTSYRSIMDS comes from the coding sequence ATGGATGGGAATTCTTCCAAATTTTCCAATGTGCGGTCCTtaaatattccaaattCAAACAGTTCAAGAAATAAATGTCCTAGTAGTATTACAACACCTAAAGGTTCATTTGGTGGTAGGTCCATGAGAACTGATAATGGTGAACCACTTAATTATGCATTAATAGATATTCAGACTCCAAATTTTAAGACAGTACACCCCAATAGAGAAGGTGTTATAATCAATAGCTTAAGAGATAACTACTTAAATACATCAACGTTTTCCAGGAAATTTTCGAAATCATCACATTCTGGTAGTGATTATAAATCAGCTAATGGCAGTCAGTTAAATTTCCATTCAGAGCAGAATGATGAAACTAGTccaaaaatacaaaatgttaataataatatctcTCTGAATAACATTTATTTGAGAAATGATGATTCTGTTTTATTAGACCATGATTCCAACATGCATAGTGAAGGTGGTGATATTACGAGAGATTTTTACAACATAGTAAAGAAAACAGATCCTGAATCAGTGCATAATTCACACGTCTTACAAAGAACGAAATCAAGTCCGAACATTGCACCAAGTAGTATTGCAGCGAATGAAAAGATTTCTGCAAGTGGTATAAATATCCCTGGTGGATTTAGAAGGGAGtatattgttaataaacTGAGATCAAAACAAAAGTTAAAAGATACTTTTGTAAATAAGCGACATATCCAAGATCGATGTGACGGCCAGTTGAGTAGTTTAGAATTATCTGGGTATGGTTCTATTGAGGAATCTGAAGATTATAACAATAAAGTCCCCTTTTTGACGAGAAACTTTTTAGAATTTCTTTATGTGTATGGTCATTTTGCAGGTGAATCGTTTGAGGATGATTTCATTTCTGAAATAGataaacaatatttgaCTGGAACACCTGGTCAAATAGAGGAGGTCCCACTTTTATCAAGGAAGGGTATAAGTCGTGTTACATCTGGTGTTAGAGTGAGTAAACCTATGATTCAGACAGCAAAAGGAAAAACTCCAACAACAAAAGCATTTTTACTATTGCTTAAATCGTTCATAGGAACaggtattttatttctacCTAATGCATTTTCAAAGGGAGGTTTGTTGTTCTCAATAGGTatgcttttattttttggtCTATACTCTTACTGGTGCTACTTCATTTTGATACGGTCTAAACAAATAACAAAAGTTTCGTCATTTGGTGACATTGGGTTGATATTGTATGGTAGGTGGATGAAGACAATTATCCTATGTTCCTTAGTGTTAACACAGATTGGTTTTTCAGCAGCATATGTTATATTTTGTGCTAAGAACCTCAGGGCTTTCATAATAAATGTATTCAACTTTCCAGATTTCAATATATcatatttaatgatatttcaattaatagTTTTTATTCCATTATCATTTGTAAGAAATGTCTCAAAGTTATCATTAACATCATTAATGGCTAATTTCATGATAATGGGTGGGTTACTAATTGTGTTATTTTTCTGCATTAAGCATCTTTTTATTGATCTTCAAATGAAGCCAGAGGCAGGGGTTATATATGGTTTCAATCCCGATCTATGGTCAGTATTTATTGGAACTGCTATATTTGCATTTGAAGGCATTGGATTGATTATTCCGGTTCAAGATTCTATGAAACATCCAGAACATTTCCCATTCGTTTTGTTTCTCGTAATTTTGACAGCTACCGTATTATTCATATTGATTGGGACTATAGGATATTTGGCATATGGTAAATACATAGAAACAGTTATTCTGATGAATCTATCTCAATCAAATGTTTTTGTGAATCTTgttcaattattttattctgttgccattttattatcaacaccattacaattatttccagcaataaaaataatagaaaatagAATGTTTACAAGTTTTAGGAGTACCGATAATGGGTCATCtcaatttttatcaaactCTGGTAAATTAAATTGGAGAATTAAATGGCGAAAAAATTGTCTAAGATCGATCATTGTTAGTTGTGTTATTTTAATAGCATACTTGGGCTACAATAACTTGGATAAATTTGTTTCTCTAATTGGATCTTTTGCATGCATCCCACTTGTATACATGTATCCACCAATGTTACATCTAAAGAGTTACAGCATACCATCCTTAAAGCAGcataaattcaatttcacTGTAATTTTTGACTTCTCATTGATTGTATTAGGAGGAATTAGCATGTTATATACATCGTATCGAAGTATTATGGATAGTTGA
- the PIN2 gene encoding Pin2p (similar to Saccharomyces cerevisiae PIN2 (YOR104W); ancestral locus Anc_2.179), whose protein sequence is MLDICLVPRVFKRNDLISTADSFKSWDTCMDNKACKIIAIVGIVLACVVALWLIGAVLTCFRQGVTGIAQFFCWCCQCRNSDNRNNQPMPTNDSYNPNRMGMPPATVIYQPIQPPQNVYYKSNNEDFYEEKSPHDVYELEQDFDLEKQKMISRENSIRRNVKKDQPTRMPPKIYESDENSNQVGSMPGAFSSKDALMHNGNFSSEFNNESNQAYGQQFGTNYNPPTSYNGRYGDNNQSFYGNGIQNSAQYGSPNRMPYPQDDDQVRYNYYPNGRY, encoded by the coding sequence ATGTTAGATATTTGTCTGGTACCCAGGgtattcaaaagaaatgaTTTAATCAGTACTGCTGATAGTTTTAAAAGTTGGGACACATGTATGGATAACAAAGCATGCAAAATTATTGCAATAGTTGGTATAGTTTTAGCTTGTGTAGTAGCATTATGGCTAATTGGTGCGGTTTTAACATGTTTTAGACAGGGTGTAACGGGAATAGCACAGTTCTTTTGTTGGTGCTGTCAATGTAGGAATTCAGATAATAGGAATAATCAACCTATGCCAACAAATGACTCCTACAATCCAAATAGAATGGGGATGCCTCCTGCAACAGTAATTTATCAGCCTATACAACCTCCACAAAatgtatattataaaaGTAACAATGAAGATTTCTATGAAGAAAAATCACCTCATGACGTTTATGAATTGGAACAAGACTTTGATTTGGAAAAGCAAAAAATGATTTCTAGAGAGAATTCAATCAGGCGCAATGTGAAAAAGGATCAACCAACAAGGATGCCACCTAAAATTTATGAAAGTGATGAAAACTCTAATCAAGTGGGTTCGATGCCGGGTGCTTTTAGTAGTAAGGATGCCCTTATGCATAACGGAAACTTTTCTTcagaatttaataatgagAGTAATCAAGCTTACGGACAGCAATTTGGTACCAATTATAATCCGCCAACTTCTTACAACGGAAGATATGGGGATAACAACCAATCATTTTACGGCAATGGCATTCAGAATTCTGCCCAGTATGGTTCACCTAATCGGATGCCTTATCCTCAAGATGATGATCAGGTTAGATATAACTACTATCCAAACGGGAGGTATTAA
- the TPHA0B02960 gene encoding uncharacterized protein (similar to Saccharomyces cerevisiae INP52 (YNL106C) and INP53 (YOR109W); ancestral locus Anc_2.171), with the protein MHILVANNPDRRISIVSNSFALVFRAVGNKNTNHQSFKAAACAVELIPKADLKGQGYKKLSSYEIYGFVGLLEIGDLIFIGTITRKSRVAQPVPHETVNKISGVEFFCLNDSRWDYLEINSSGYPIMPESESAPHQESVPKHPCHEIRKLLSNGSFYYSTDFDLTSTLQRRGFISHSLSSDNFEKEYMWNSFLMKEIITYRDRLDVNARQILDDEGFLTTVIRGFAETFITYVKNLKIGLTVISKQSWKRAGTRFNARGIDDESNVANFVETELIMFSNQYCYSFTQIRGSVPIFWEQDTALINPKVSITRSVEATQPVFDEHFVRLTNKYGSVNVINLLSTRSSEIGLTKRYRQHLQLSKKVSLNSDTFLTEFDFHKETSQVGFVGSKKLLPLVTDFILENGYFSYDVREKRVISEQHGVFRTNCLDCLDRTNLVQQMLSLTVFKLFLEDFQLINSKDYVEDTDFASKHNALWADHGDQISQIYTGTNALKSSFSRKGKMSFAGALSDATKSVSRMYINNFMDKDKQQNIDALLGRLPHQQAVELYDPINEYVTQQLEKKKDNFTSYSSADIFIGTYNVNGISRPTDLSQWLFPIGDKFKPDIVILGMQEVIEMSAGSILNADSTKGSFWESMVSQCLNQFDEKYLLLRVQQMTSLLMLFFVKKSKAHKIKQVEGSSKKTGFGGMTGNKGAVAIRFQYNETSFCAVNAHFAAGSGNVDERRNDYESIMKSITFARSKTVRNHDSIFWLGDLNYRISLSNEQVRKALMDKGENYIEKLLTYDQLTQEINTGVVFQNFKEPTIQFRPTYKFDIGTNRYDSSEKARTPSWTDRIVYRGANLQPLAYSDVDMRISDHHPVYAAYKAKIVCIDENVKNKLSKDLYEEFKASHPNEVGSKVLQLVDIDTEANKILEKYKISSKPSSNSLLDFDIQASPSRKSPSNILSSSASLSSIPLQPSSRVSSASEVYLPRNVQQPSSRASSTSEESITRNLPPPLKATTLQSAVKNDGATRFVPEPPKSQSQPPAAPVAATPLQGSTTERKPAFSSPSPPKPRKALPPGFSDVILTPKNSSSPSSPALPIAEKVKPAAPPSLHAKTSNESTKPDTKRETKDNDTITKNPPTVPVKKAELEHLSMDAWRPLTPK; encoded by the coding sequence ATGCATATTTTAGTTGCAAATAATCCGGATAGAAGGATTTCTATCGTATCTAATTCATTTGCTCTTGTGTTTAGAGCCGTTGGCAATAAAAATACCAACCATCAATCATTCAAAGCAGCCGCTTGTGCAGTTGAATTGATTCCCAAGGCTGACTTGAAAGGACAAGGATACAAAAAGTTATCATCTTATGAAATATATGGATTTGTTGGTTTACTAGAAATTGGTGacttaatatttattggtACTATCACTAGAAAATCAAGAGTTGCACAACCAGTTCCTCATGAAACagtaaataaaatcagTGGAGTCGagtttttttgtttaaatgATTCACGTTGGGATTACTTAGAGATCAATTCATCTGGGTACCCGATAATGCCAGAATCGGAATCTGCTCCACACCAAGAATCTGTTCCAAAGCATCCTTGTCATGAGATAAGGAAATTATTATCCAATGGatcattttattatagCACAGACTTTGATTTAACCTCTACTTTACAAAGAAGAGGTTTTATAAGCCATTCATTAAGTTctgataattttgaaaaggAATATATGTggaattcatttttaatgaaagaaattattactTATAGAGATAGATTAGATGTTAATGCAAGACAGATTTTAGATGACGAAGGATTCTTAACAACAGTTATAAGAGGTTTTGCCGAAACATTTATTACATATGTGAAGAATCTGAAGATTGGATTAACAGTTATATCGAAACAGAGTTGGAAACGTGCAGGTACTAGATTTAATGCAAGAGGTATAGATGATGAATCTAATGTAGCCAATTTTGTTGAAACTGAATTGATTATGTTCTCAAATCAATATTGTTATTCATTTACACAAATTAGAGGTAGTGTGCCAATCTTTTGGGAGCAAGATACAGCTCTAATAAACCCCAAAGTTTCGATCACTAGATCTGTTGAAGCTACGCAACCAGTTTTTGACGAACATTTCGTGCGACTAACTAATAAGTATGGATCCGTTAatgtaattaatttattatctacTAGATCATCAGAAATTGGTTTAACCAAACGTTATAGACAACATTTACAATTATCGAAGAAAGTCTCATTAAATAGCGACACATTTTTAACTGAATTTGATTTCCATAAGGAAACCTCTCAAGTCGGTTTTGTAGgatcaaaaaaattgttacCATTAGTCACTGATTTCATATTGGAAAATGGTTATTTCTCTTACGATGTTAGGGAAAAAAGAGTTATCTCTGAACAGCATGGTGTTTTTAGAACAAATTGTTTGGATTGTCTAGATAGAACTAATTTAGTGCAACAGATGCTTTCGTTAACAGTATTCAAACTATTCCTAGAagattttcaattgattaattcaaaagattATGTAGAAGACACAGATTTTGCTTCTAAGCATAATGCATTGTGGGCCGATCATGGTGACCAAATTTCTCAAATATATACCGGTACTAATGCATTGAAATCATCTTTTTCTAGAAAAGGTAAAATGTCTTTTGCTGGTGCTCTATCTGATGCAACAAAATCAGTTAGTAGGATGtatattaacaattttatGGACAAAGataaacaacaaaatatcGATGCTTTATTGGGACGTTTGCCTCATCAGCAGGCTGTTGAGTTATATGATCCAATAAACGAGTATGTTACTCAACAAttggaaaagaaaaaggaTAACTTCACGTCATATTCCTCAGCTGATATATTCATTGGTACATATAATGTGAATGGTATTTCCAGACCAACAGATTTATCACAGTGGTTATTTCCTATAGGTGATAAATTTAAGCCTGATATTGTAATTCTTGGGATGCAGGAAGTCATTGAAATGTCCGCTGGTTCAATTTTAAACGCGGATTCCACCAAGGGTAGTTTTTGGGAATCAATGGTAAGCCAATGTCTTAACCAATTCGATGAAAAATATCTATTACTTAGAGTTCAGCAAATGACTTCTCtattaatgttatttttcGTAAAGAAATCCAAAGCACACAAAATCAAGCAAGTTGAAGGTTCTTCAAAAAAGACTGGATTTGGTGGCATGACAGGTAATAAAGGTGCAGTGGCAATAcgttttcaatataatgaaacttCATTTTGTGCAGTTAACGCACATTTTGCAGCGGGCTCGGGAAATGTAGACGAACGTAGAAATGATTATGAGAGCATCATGAAAAGTATCACTTTTGCAAGGTCGAAAACTGTAAGAAACCATGATTCTATATTTTGGTTAGGTGATTTAAATTATAGAATCTCTCTTTCTAATGAACAAGTTAGAAAAGCATTAATGGATAAAGgagaaaattatattgaaaaactaTTAACATATGATCAATTAACTCAAGAAATTAATACAGGTGTagtatttcaaaatttcaagGAACCGACGATTCAATTTCGTCCAACttataaatttgatattggTACTAATAGATATGATTCATCTGAGAAAGCCAGAACACCTTCTTGGACAGATAGAATTGTTTACAGGGGGGCTAATTTGCAACCACTTGCCTATTCTGATGTTGATATGCGTATCAGCGATCATCACCCAGTGTATGCCGCATATAAGGCAAAAATAGTCTGTATTGATGAGAATGTTAAGAATAAGTTATCTAAAGATTTAtatgaagaatttaaagCTTCTCACCCTAATGAAGTCGGATCAAAGGTACTACAGTTGGTAGATATTGACACAGAAgctaataaaatattagaaaagTATAAAATTTCCTCAAAACCTTCAAGTAATTCTTTACTTGATTTTGACATTCAAGCTTCTCCATCTAGAAAAAGTCCTTCCAATATACTATCATCCTCTGCATCATTAAGTTCTATACCACTACAGCCATCATCGAGAGTGTCATCGGCTTCGGAGGTATATTTACCAAGAAACGTGCAACAACCATCCTCCAGAGCATCATCAACTTCTGAGGAGTCAATAACAAGAAATTTACCGCCACCTCTTAAAGCTACTACTTTACAATCTGCAGTCAAAAATGACGGTGCGACAAGATTTGTCCCAGAGCCTCCAAAATCACAATCACAACCACCAGCTGCTCCTGTAGCTGCTACTCCATTACAAGGTTCTACTACCGAACGGAAACCGGCATTTTCATCCCCTTCCCCACCTAAGCCAAGAAAAGCATTACCACCTGGTTTCAGTGACGTTATTCTAACACCAAAGAACTCTAGTTCTCCGTCGTCACCAGCATTACCTATTGCTGAAAAGGTTAAACCAGCGGCCCCACCAAGTTTACACGCAAAAACAAGCAATGAATCTACAAAACCAGATACCAAACGTGAAACAAAAGATAATGACACAATTACAAAGAATCCCCCTACAGTTCCTGTTAAGAAGGCAGAACTTGAGCATTTGTCTATGGATGCATGGAGACCCTTGACGCCAAAATAA
- the NOP15 gene encoding rRNA-binding ribosome biosynthesis protein NOP15 (similar to Saccharomyces cerevisiae NOP15 (YNL110C); ancestral locus Anc_2.167) has product MAKVTANKKLNAPVKEVKEVQASTQLEEEIHTESSDESADDATSGKDDDVVEGLSSDEETNTSTHNIKKLTPKTKTKDNSKKATDMYSGIIYISRLPKGFHERQLSKYFSQFGDLKQVKLARNKKTGNSRHYGFIEFVNKDDAKIAQESMNNYLVLGHLLKVVLMPKDTKIEKLLKYRPSKFSLNTTKKSEEELKKNANIKHELRLNKLSESGIEFKW; this is encoded by the coding sequence atggCCAAAGTCACTGCTAACAAGAAACTGAATGCTCCTGTAAAGGAAGTAAAAGAAGTACAAGCCAGTACTCAACTTGAAGAAGAGATTCACACCGAGTCTTCTGATGAATCCGCTGATGATGCCACCTCTGGGAAGGATGACGATGTTGTTGAAGGTTTAAGTTCtgatgaagaaacaaaCACTTCCACTcataacattaaaaaattaactcCGAAGACTAAAACTAAAGATAACAGCAAAAAAGCCACTGATATGTACTCAggtattatttatataagcAGGTTACCTAAAGGATTCCATGAAAGGCAGTTGAGTAAATATTTCTCTCAATTTGGTGATTTGAAACAAGTCAAATTAGcaagaaataaaaagacTGGTAATTCAAGACATTACGGTTTCATTGAATTTGTGAATAAAGATGATGCAAAGATAGCTCAAGAATCTATGAATAATTATTTAGTATTAGGTCATTTGTTGAAGGTAGTTCTGATGCCAAAGGATactaaaattgaaaaactaTTGAAATACAGACCAAGCAAGTTTTCACTGAACACTACAAAGAAatcagaagaagaattgaagaaaaatgCAAACATTAAACATGAATTAAGACTGAACAAGTTATCCGAATCTGGTATTGAGTTCAAGTGgtga